Proteins co-encoded in one Bacteroidota bacterium genomic window:
- a CDS encoding glycosyltransferase, which produces MANEENDFVVFVNELIKVLNRLQSGKAYFVVDNASKDATLQLCKELSEKDNRFVTVWAPENKNVVDAYMRGYREAYKNKHEFIIEMDAGMSHDPKSIPMFLRVLNEGNECAFGSRFINGGSMGDSPFMRRTLSKVGTILSNILLGTHMYDMTSGFQGFHASVVADLLNYQLLSKAHFYQTEVRYLLRKKRFAEIPIHYQAPSPSVSKRAISNSISVLKHYFIQRLFSKPVYL; this is translated from the coding sequence ATGGCCAACGAGGAAAATGATTTTGTAGTATTTGTCAATGAGTTGATCAAAGTACTTAACCGACTGCAATCGGGGAAGGCTTATTTTGTTGTCGACAATGCATCAAAAGATGCGACACTGCAGCTTTGCAAGGAGCTTTCAGAAAAGGACAATCGATTTGTAACTGTGTGGGCTCCCGAAAATAAAAATGTTGTGGATGCATATATGCGCGGCTATCGCGAAGCTTATAAAAACAAACACGAATTTATTATTGAAATGGATGCCGGAATGAGTCACGATCCAAAATCAATTCCTATGTTTTTGCGTGTCCTTAATGAAGGAAATGAATGCGCCTTTGGAAGTCGATTTATTAATGGAGGATCAATGGGCGATTCTCCCTTTATGCGTCGAACACTTTCTAAGGTAGGAACCATTTTGTCGAATATTCTTTTGGGGACCCATATGTACGATATGACTTCAGGATTTCAAGGTTTTCATGCCTCCGTAGTAGCCGATTTGCTGAACTATCAATTGCTCTCAAAAGCCCATTTTTACCAAACCGAAGTAAGGTATTTACTGCGCAAAAAGCGTTTTGCCGAAATACCCATTCACTATCAGGCACCTTCTCCCAGTGTATCTAAAAGAGCCATATCGAACTCTATTTCTGTACTTAAACATTATTTTATACAACGATTATTTTCTAAGCCGGTTTATTTATAA
- a CDS encoding DUF288 domain-containing protein, translating into MNPNCSIIITSIAKDNNQVLQTFARECKKNNANFIVIGDKPSPIDFKINGCDFYGLEAQKKLDFEFAQLVPERHYSRKNIGYLIAIQKGTELIVETDDDNFPKEKFWENREPKHQTTFLENHDWVNVYRYFSSGNIWPRGYPLEHLQKEIPSLNESPQSEVYCPIQQGLADENPDIDAVFRLTHSLPHYFTIANKVALGTKTWCPFNSQNTSFFPDAFPLLYLPSYCSFRMTDIWRSFVAQRICWENNWFLLFDEATVWQERNAHNLLRDFEDEIPGYLNNAKICTTLAQLPLKKGKEFIFENLLRCYEALIEIKVVGSDEITLLNAWIRDLSKLRNVSK; encoded by the coding sequence ATGAATCCCAATTGCAGTATCATTATAACTTCTATAGCAAAAGACAACAATCAAGTGTTGCAAACATTCGCTAGAGAATGCAAAAAAAACAATGCAAACTTTATTGTAATTGGCGATAAGCCATCTCCCATTGATTTTAAAATAAATGGATGTGATTTTTATGGATTGGAAGCTCAAAAAAAACTTGATTTTGAATTTGCCCAACTCGTACCCGAACGACATTATTCACGCAAAAACATTGGATATTTAATAGCTATTCAAAAAGGAACAGAACTGATTGTTGAAACAGATGATGACAATTTTCCAAAAGAGAAATTCTGGGAAAATCGTGAACCAAAACACCAAACAACTTTCCTTGAAAACCATGACTGGGTAAATGTGTACCGCTATTTTTCTTCTGGTAATATCTGGCCAAGAGGCTATCCACTAGAGCATTTACAAAAGGAAATACCATCACTTAACGAATCCCCTCAAAGTGAAGTATATTGCCCCATTCAACAAGGTCTTGCAGATGAAAATCCGGATATCGACGCTGTGTTTCGACTTACTCATTCATTGCCACATTACTTTACTATTGCCAACAAGGTTGCACTTGGAACCAAAACATGGTGTCCGTTTAACAGCCAAAATACCAGCTTTTTTCCAGATGCATTTCCTTTGCTTTACTTGCCCTCTTATTGCAGTTTTAGAATGACCGATATATGGAGAAGCTTTGTTGCACAGCGCATTTGCTGGGAAAACAATTGGTTCTTGTTATTTGATGAAGCAACTGTTTGGCAAGAGCGAAATGCACACAATTTACTGCGTGATTTTGAAGATGAAATTCCCGGATATCTCAACAATGCAAAGATTTGCACCACATTGGCACAATTACCTTTGAAAAAAGGGAAAGAGTTTATTTTCGAAAATCTCCTGCGTTGTTATGAAGCACTAATTGAAATAAAGGTTGTTGGTAGCGATGAAATAACCTTGCTAAATGCATGGATTCGTGATTTGTCAAAACTGAGAAATGTCAGTAAGTGA